The sequence tataccccacccatctggctgagtttccccagccactctgggcagctcccaattgagtgttaaaaacaacacagcattaaatattaaaaacttccctaaacagggctgccttaagatgtcttttaaagataggatagctgcttatttccttgacatctgatgggagggtgttccacagggtgggcgccactaccgagaaaaccctctgtctggttccccgtagcctcacttcttgcaatgagggaaccgccagaaggttctcggcgctggatctcagtgtccgggctgaacgatggggatggagacactccttcaggtatacaggaccgaggctgtttagggctttaaaggtcagcaccaacactttgaattgaaggGAGGCGGagacttattattattagcatgagAACCTTGTGAGAGAAGCAGGTAGGGCAAGGGGAGATTAATCCTTCAATTCTTTCCCCTATTCTGTTCTTCCTCAGTGCTCCTCTCCAATGCCTATCAAGGCACATGCATTCATATAATTTCACTCCTGCATCATTCATACATGGAGTTGTGCATCTACACATTCTCTTGCACACAGCACTTAAGTGCACACATTTTAGAGCCGTCTCAAAATATCAGCAGCTTCATAACGTCTTGGAAAATACCCGTGGCCACTTGCATGTCAGAGTGGAAGAAGTTAAAAGTAATGGCAAAATAGGATCCTTGGAAACTTACTCAAATGGTTTCCTTATTCACATTTTCTACAATTGCTATTGACATTTCCATTATGTATGTGCTGGTTTTACAGTGTTGCTCAAAAGCACTTagcaatttttctttctttcctccatttAAATTACAAAATACAGGCAGACGGTGGTGAGATCAGCTGGTGGAAGCAGGAATCATTTCCTTCTCCTCTGAAGGGTGGAGCCAGCAGGATGACTCACCAGGGGGCTGTTCTGCAAGGCTATAATAACGAACTTGTGAAACATATAGAAGACTTGTACATGCAAAGAGAAGAAGTGAGCAAGCAGATCAGGGAAGCGGAAGAGGAAAAGAGTAGGATCCAGGATAAAATCGAGACACTGACAAAACAACTGGATTGCGTGTGTGAAAACTTAGCACAGAAAAATGCTGCACAGAAGAAACTTGACGAAGTTCTTGCCGAAGCAGCGTTGACTTACGAGAAGATCTTGGAAAGCTCTAGGATGCTGCTGAACGTTTTGAAAGCCGAAACAGGGAATTTAGACAAAACGATAATGCTAAATAGAAATGTGACTGGGGATATTCAAACACTTGGGCTCCAACAAACGCAGCACTAGGCTTTGTGAAAAGTTATATACAAGAAATGTCACACTTTGATCTTGTATTGGTGGGtttattaatgtttttattatgtatcaaTTGTTACTTTTTATAGAGGATATCATGGAAGCAATAAACAAGTTGaaaataaagttctttaaaactTAACTGCTTATCCTAAGATTGTTTTAGATGCTGCAAGGACTACATGTTGGAGCCAACTGACACATGATCCAAGGAGCCTAGCAGCTGCTGGATCAGTGAACAGAGTACTTGGGATTCAGCATACCACGGGCTgtgtttaaagcaacagtgcagCATCTACTATTTTTGGAACAGTAAGGAAAGAATTGGTTTGTAAAATGTTTGTGGTTCCAGTAATACGTCTGAGGGCCATGTGGGCAGGATTTAGGACATAACACTTGGGTAAATCCTGCAGGGCTTTTCCACTTTTTTGTTGCAAGCTTTTACTGTGTCCCTTCATAACTGTAGTACACCAGCAACAACTCCTTCCAAAGGAGCTCCTTGGAAGACAGGGACATGCCTCTCTCAGCCAGTGGGTTCTGGGGTCCCAGTCTCAAGTCATTTCAAGCTGTTGGATTACATTATCCCTGAGTGACCAAACTCACCTGTGATCTGTGCAAAGTACCCAGCCCTCACCAGCGTTAAGGTATAAGCCGATGGCAAGGCGTTACATCAGCAGCTCAGAAGACAACAATGCccctccttggggggggggggggaaacactgcaaaaaaaaagttgACTATTCTAGAGGCAGCAGTTGTCCTCTTAACAAAGGTGTATATTGTTTGTGTACAATACAATTCACATTATACAATGCAAAATGTTAAATATGCTTTTCAGGAGAAATACACTGCCCATGGCAATTGTCTTATTGTTGTGATTCTGAATTGGCCCTTTATCTTGAATTGTCCTTGGAGATCGAAAATTGTCCACCCCAGGAAAAGTGTGTGCAACAGTGAATAGGATTGTCCGAGCAATTGTGGTGGCAGTCATGGAATAGCCCCACAGTGAAATCTTGCTTAACAAATGTGAAGAGGATGTTACTGATGCAGGAGGACAGAGTTGACGTTCTTGCTTGTATAGAGAAAAGGAATGCTGTATATAAATCAATACATGGGAAAATGCGCATGGAGGCTGCTTTGCACATGATTTGTTTTCCAGGATGTGCATTTGAAATCTCAAAACTGAATACCTGTTGATCATGTTTTTGAAGCCTTCAATTCCACAAAGTGTTTTAAGAAAAATACTTAAACCAACCAATGAAAAAGTTCCTTGCCAAAAAAACACAACTGATTATGCATAGATGCCAGACACATTTTTATTTGACTTGGGCAGGAGTGATGAAGGTAAGGAGACTGAAATGTCCTCAGATCAGCATATGACAGAGTAAGGGACTTCTGGCTGACGGCTCTGAAAAAATGGAACccgctgacagcatcctttcTCAAATCATTCTCGAGGTCCCAACAACTGCAGGAAAAGCTGCTCTCCCTCCCTATCTAGCTCtctctatataaatatatacatagcaTTCCAGCATGCCAAATTGCTGCTGCCTGTTATGCCTCCAAAATATTGGTAGTTGTGGGCAGCAGCTGTATAAAGAACTGCTGTCTAAATTTCCATTTGCCCTATTAATTGAACCTTCATTTTCTGCCTTTGAGGGTGATATCTAATTCTAGTAAAATTGTGCTTGTAATTATTGATGTGCCTGACGACAGGCAGTCAGGTTGTGCACCCAGAGCAGTGACCAgtggaggaatgaccgctgggaggagcgcagagaaaaTAAATGCCATGgttcatctgcagcagcaaaaccagacaccttcacctgccccaccGACAATAAAGCATGTGTCTCCCATATCTGTGTCTATAGTTTCAGGCACTGTAAGTGCTtataagtgctttaaaaaaaaagatgttatATAGGTTGTTATATTGTGAATCACTTTGGGATGCCTTATGAGaaacaaatgaaagaaataagtttaaaataataacaataaataatatgTGCTCTGCTAGCCTGCTGTGGAGCATGAAGTCCTGTTGGCAATGTTGACATAAGAGTCAACTCTCTTCTCTCAACGTCTGGAAAAGGGAGAGCGCCACCTTgtccttcgcctcaggcagcaaaatatattggtcCGGCACTTTTTGCAGAGAAGCGTCCCTTGAAGGATGGTGACTTAAGTATGCAGCCACTTGATTAACTCAAGGTATATTTTGATTTAATAAGGCACATTTAACCAGTCACTTCAAAACTTTTTGATTGATTGCACCCATCAAATCAAGCAGTTAGGTAActgttggttttattttccacttccaACTCTGCTCACAAGGAAGTGCCAATAGTGCATAATCCCGAAGCCTGTGATGTCAATTTGAAAACATTTGGTGGGGATGGGTTTTAGGATAAAATTAAGCCTCCTAAGCCCTTAGGTCTTCTATCTGTCAGTTTCACTCATATCATCTTCCAAAACTAATGTGATAATTCCAGTGATTATTTGCGAAAAAAGTACGGAGTTCCAGCTGCCTAAGCCAAATTTGTCTGCACCATAAATACGCTCTCGGAATCCGCTGCCTACATAAATAAGTCTGTGGAATAAAGTGTACTTACATCACTCATAAGCATCCTGCTGCTCTCTTAAGAAAGCCTTGCAAGACTCAGTTAATTTATCAAGCTAAATGAGGTCATGTTAAGAGTTGCGGCACATGATTACGGCAGCTGCTGAGTATCCCTCGCTGAATGGAGAGGGAAGCCTCTGGCCAACTGTTGTTTTCTCACCCCTAAGAAGACACTTGAGAGAGGGCTCTGCATGCTGCTCTCCCATCAAAGCCCTCTTCATTGCTAAGCTTAACAGCGTAAGCCTAGACTTGCTTCCTCGGAAGTTAGTCCCATGGTAGCTTGCCCCCAGTTAAGCGTGCAAAAAATTGCAGTCCAGTTCAGTCACTTCCATTAGAGCAAGGTTGGGGAACATGGgggcttccagatgctgttgaattacaattcccaccagacccagccagcaagggcaatggtcagggattatgggagcatCTCAAAGACCACTGTGAACTACAGTGAGTCTCTTTCTACAATAAATagctatatttttttttaattttccttttaaaagaagtTTGGGGCATTGAGAGGGTGCCTTGTGTGTTGCAATAAGCTCTGTATCAACCATTTTCCTATATTCACTCATTAAAAACTACTGCAGCTGCAGGGTGGAGTAGGGTAGGTAAGGTAGATACTGGGCCATTTGCAATTCCAGAGTATTTTCCAGACTCGTTTTCAGAAAAGGTATGTGGATCCGTTTTACCAGTAAGCCACTTCCCTGGTCCCTATTATTTCTCCCTTATTCTTTGTGGGTTTGTTAGTGAATTTCTGAAGTGAATAGTTTGGGGTCTTTGCCTTTCTGGATACGATTTCATATCCATCCCCAAACCTGGAAACATTCCCCCCAAACTCAGACATTATAGAGTTGACTACAATCACTGTGGTACgatgaactctgcacatgaaCAGAGATCGTTGCTTCACATTTTCAGGACCGAGTCATGCATGGCAAATATTTTCTGGTGTGTGCTGTTGTATCCTGACTCAAATGAAACAATCATGTTTTCCCCTACTGGTTGGAAGAGTCTGTTCTTTTAATTTAGAGGAAAACAATGTTTTGGATAATGAATACTTAGATTTTTGGGGGAAGGAAAACTACATGCAACTGAAAGAAAGCCTTTGTTgcgttttaaaagttttttaaggacgcgggtggcgctgtgggtaaaacctcagcgcctaggacttgccgatcgtatggtcggcagttcgaatccccgtggcggggtgcgctcccgtcgttcagtcccagcgcctgccaacctagcagttcgaaagcacctccgggtgcaagtagataaatagggaccgcttaccagcgggaaggtaaacggcattccatgtgctgcactggctcgccagatgcagcttgtcacactggccacgtgacccggaagtgtctgcggacagtgctggctcccggcctatagagtgagatgaacgcacaaccctagagtctggcaagactggcccgtacgggcaggggtacctttacctttacctttaaaagtttTTTATGTTTAGGTTTTTTGAGGGCAATGGATGCATAGATGTAAATTTTGAAAACTTATGCTGTGTGTCTTGGCTTAATTTCTAAGTAAGAGGTATGGAGTCAATCTTGTCTGGAAATCATACTTGGTCCTCTTACATTGGAGCTGTTTCTTTGTCAATAGACGTGGAGAGAACATTTGGGGAGTGGGGTTTAGAGAGGAGGAGAcaatggcactctgcacatgcgcaaTGACTAAATAagtgctgtgcaatttctgttgaGATGAAAACTGCAACCCTATGAAATCAAAATATTACCAGCTGCCATTGCCCAGCTAAGCTGAGCTAAGATGTCAGTGCTGTGGAGCAGTAAGGAACAGATATATGTATTCCATCCTTAGAAGAAAGGCTTGCAAGGTGACAAATGGCATTCTTATTTATAATGGATCTGTGCAATCTGTATAAACAGATATGGAAACAATTCCAGTTTATGAAACCAGTATGTGTAGATAACATACGTTTTATACACTCTGGGCTCCATAGAATCTGAGATGCCAAAAGAAATGATCACAAATCCAGAGTACAAAGCAGAAAAACATGGGTTAAGAAACTATATTTTATTGAACTAGAATCATCCTGAAACCCAAAGCAGATGTGCAGCATGATTAACGATCTGCCTGACATGATGGAAAGATTAGGAATAAGATAGATGTTGGAAAAGGAGACGATAATCAGAAGAGAAAACCCAGAGAGGTTTAAGAATTTTTGCGACTGAAGAATTCCAGAAGAgagagctctctctttttttgcattggTTAAGTGTTTTGCATATATCACAAAACAGAAAACTGTGTCAGTAAAATAGAGCATAAACTATAAGATATGTTCTGCAAACAGTGTATTCTGTAATTATGGGGTGCAAGCATTGCTGCTTTAAAAATGGGAGCACTGATGGTTAAACGCAAAAATGGGAGCACTGATGGTTAAAGGCTCAGATCTGATCCTGAAGATAATCAGTtcacaaagagaagagaaaatgcAATGGAATATTTTCTTATTTATGTGTTTTGTTTGCTGTCCTTTTTATTTCAACAAGTATGACACAATTCAGATATGAaggagttgttattattattattattattattattattattattattattattaaatatatttatgtcCCACCTCTTAACCATGCAGATTCCCAAGGGTACTGCAGAATGTCAGTATATGAAACCAAAACACCTCAGCAAAGaaagaatcaatcaatcaatcaatcaatcaaaatgcaGAGCGGCAGCAGAATCCGATCATGTCAAAAGCTGAACGGGGCGGGCGGGAAAGGGAAGCATCCTGAACTGCTCTTTCCCAAAGATCTGCAGAGAGAGACCTGGCAAATGTGCTTTCATTTAATTTTGAACTTTCAGTCTTTGGACTTTTTTCACACCTTCCCCCCATGCAGTAAATACATAGGCTGGATCGAAGACACTTCAAAGAAGCGCTTCAGTTAAACATGtcgtaaatttaaacagggaaaacaagtAGAGAAAAACACgggctccacagcgccatctggtgggaAAATGTTATATCACATATAAAACGCATATAAATCggtttttctttaccaatctagctgagtccagaATTGCTCGCCACTCATTTATTGCAGGAGAGATCAAGGCATTATCTCCCAATGTAGCTCTTCTGCTGCATGTTCACATGCTTGTTTCAGCCAAGGGCACCTGCTatttgataatgccaaggttgcaggttcaatccccatatgggacagttgcatattcctgcattacaaggggttgggctagatgatcctcagggtcccttccaatcccaaaattctatgattctatgattctattgtttGCAGGCACGATGTGGGTTTTTGTCACCTGGGCCCAGGCATTGAACCAGTGAGCTCGTTTCAAAAAGAAGCAAAGCCACTCTCTTCCCCTTGAAATGCCCTGCTGCTTCAGGAAATGCTCCCTAAAGGTATGTTAATAGCGCTGTTTGGAACCATATGCTGCCCTGCTTAATGGCTTGGCTGCTGCACCgagtgctggttaatgggcaataATTAACCAATCAAGGCTTGTGGCTTGCAGCAAGAGAACAGAAATGGCTGCCTAGGCCTGTTCGCAGGCGCACTCAAGGATAGGCAGCTGAACAAAGCAGCCACACCATATTGGACGTTactcatccctggtcattggccaggcttgcaagggctgatgggaattgtagttcagcaacagcaggaggcccaaagTTCCCCCCGCCTCCCATGGCTCTTTCCCGTGGAATCATCAACCAGAGGCAGATTAATGTGAGAAACACACCCACTACTGACGGCATGTCATTCACACACGTTCCCTGAAACACAGGGCTGTTCCATGCCGAAGAGCATCCTAGGCTGCATTCCATCCCGTCTTGCATTCCACGCTGAAAATGTCAATCATTCAGGAAGTCACCGATGCTTGGATTTCAAAGGGAGGACACGGTCTAGGTATAGCGCCTAGCTATGGCGCATCAGTTTCAGGCAggacgatgggagctgtagtccagcaacatccaaaggGCACCACATTGTCTACCCAGTTCGCTCAGTCAAGTTAATATCCTGAGCTGAAATAGTAGGGAGGAAACCTGTCCGGGATATTTTTGCCCCTCGTGTTTAACTTCCATTTATTCTAAATTTACTCCTGAATCACTAGGTAGCGCCACTGATGAGGGTACACTAAATGCATAAAATTTAATCTGTGGGATTATTCTGGATTTAAAGATTGCCACAGCACTGGGATTTTGCTCCTTTGTCTCTTGTGGGAGAAATTCGTCCTGCGTTTATCCAGCAAGTTCTGAGCTGTAGTAGTAgtggtgtcgtgggctttgaagacgctcaaactcaggacgaaagggagaaacacgctaagaggaaggcacgcttggcaaaccctcaccgtgatcaactccctccctatgtccccactgtggaaggacgtgtggatccagaattggcctccacagtcgcttagggactcactgttaaaatgtgtttaatggaaggcaataataatagtagtagtagtagtaatatttgtAGCCGAATACTTGTAGCcaaat is a genomic window of Podarcis muralis chromosome 12, rPodMur119.hap1.1, whole genome shotgun sequence containing:
- the LOC114607840 gene encoding microtubule nucleation factor SSNA1; protein product: MTHQGAVLQGYNNELVKHIEDLYMQREEVSKQIREAEEEKSRIQDKIETLTKQLDCVCENLAQKNAAQKKLDEVLAEAALTYEKILESSRMLLNVLKAETGNLDKTIMLNRNVTGDIQTLGLQQTQH